One segment of Castanea sativa cultivar Marrone di Chiusa Pesio chromosome 3, ASM4071231v1 DNA contains the following:
- the LOC142627745 gene encoding protein PTST homolog 2, chloroplastic, with protein sequence MLSLTATTFCSCSRLLVSPNSRPQSRSLPSVVFVTDLRRRRRKRRKTIQVQTQLVSSRFVAAKEFHKPPGFVRRCVKWDREEGDLALESEILEFMKESKNPEAFPSKKELVEAGRMDLVDAIAKKGGWLLLGWDLSNEEDEEEQRKVQENVTTWVSDSDSARSSEPVSWFPENHSQSQSASSSGRSLEMATGDESGIEGILNRLERQRTLSFGFDSRSKGNGSSFPSIHAKDDKHLGTSIDATVAGLERSSKPASLSSNKCIYNDLGGKLDQNRSDLDDDGLRNSMKPDTWRTWSNQRAGFSAADFEAAEIGFDATRVGEPMDGSRDEILELGGLASDPLNSRKEPISCHEINVNEIQTRLQHLELELISVLHLVRSSAGQIMSRKDHESSSEELRKLSDALEFQENEIMDAQDGLRSTRAKLAILEGKMALAIIDAQKVVEEKQVRIDDAHRALRLLRTTCIVWPNSASEVLLVGSFDGWATQRKMEKSSTGIFSLDLKLYPGRYEIKFIVDGQWKIDPLRPIVKNNGYENNLLIIT encoded by the exons ATGCTCTCTCTCACAGCAACAACCTTTTGTTCTTGCTCTCGCCTCCTAGTCTCGCCAAACTCTCGGCCCCAGTCTCGTTCCTTACCTTCCGTTGTCTTTGTTACCgatttaagaagaagaagaagaaagaggaggAAAACGATACAGGTACAAACACAGCTCGTGTCTTCGAGATTCGTGGCTGCGAAGGAGTTTCACAAGCCGCCTGGGTTCGTGAGGAGGTGTGTGAAGTGGGATAGGGAAGAGGGGGATTTGGCTTTGGAGAGTGAGATTTTGGAGTTCATGAAAGAATCGAAGAATCCGGAGGCTTTTCCGAGCAAGAAAGAGCTGGTTGAAGCTGGGAGGATGGATTTGGTGGATGCTATTGCCAAGAAAGGTGGTTGGCTCTTGCTGGGTTGGGATTTGAGcaatgaagaagatgaggaggaACAAAGGAAAGTTCAAGAAAATGTTACTACTTGGGTTTCGGATTCGGATTCAGCCAGGAGTTCTGAGCCGGTTTCTTGGTTTCCTGAGAATCATTCTCAGTCACAGTCAGCCTCGTCGTCTGGTAGATCACT GGAAATGGCAACAGGGGATGAGTCTGGGATTGAGGGTATATTGAACCGGTTGGAGAGACAGAGGACTTTGAGTTTTGGATTTGATTCGAGATCAAAAGGAAATGGTTCTAGCTTCCCAAGTATTCATGCTAAAGATGACAAGCATCTTGGAACCTCAATAGATGCG ACAGTTGCTGGACTAGAAAGAAGCAGTAAACCAGCTTCTTTAAGTTCTAATAAATGCATTTACAATGATTTGGGGGGCAAGCTTGATCAGAATAGATCTGACCTAGATGATGATGGTTTAAGAAACTCAATGAAGCCAGACACGTGGAGAACTTGGAGCAATCAGAGGGCAGGCTTTTCTGCTGCCGATTTTGAAG CTGCTGAAATTGGTTTCGATGCAACTAGAGTGGGAGAGCCAATGGATGGTTCAAGAGATGAGATACTTGAGTTAGGAGGCCTTGCTAGTGATCCTTTAAACTCAAGGAAGGAACCAATCTCTTGTCATGAGATTAATGTCAATGAAATACAAACTCGCCTTCAACACCTGGAGTTAGAGCTTATCTCTGTACTTCACTTAGTGAGGTCAAGTGCTGGCCAAATTATGTCACGGAAG GATCATGAAAGCTCCTCTGAGGAATTGCGGAAGCTATCAGATGCTTTGGAGTTCCAGGAAAATGAGATCATGGATGCTCAGGACGGATTGCGATCAACACGTGCAAAGTTAGCAATATTAGAGGGAAAGATGGCACTGGCGATAAT TGATGCCCAAAAGGTAGTGGAGGAGAAACAGGTGAGAATTGATGATGCTCATAGAGCTTTACGGCTTCTTCGTACTACCTGCATAGTTTGGCCCAATTCAGCTTCTGAGGTGCTcttagtgggatcatttgaTGGTTGGGCTACCCAG AGAAAGATGGAAAAGTCAAGTACAGGTATCTTTTCCTTAGACCTGAAGTTGTACCCAGGCAGATATGAG ATCAAATTTATTGTTGATGGTCAATGGAAGATTGATCCCCTGCGCCCTATTGTCAAAAACAATGGATATGAGAATAATCTACTCATAATTACATGA
- the LOC142627746 gene encoding ultraviolet-B receptor UVR8 isoform X2 translates to MMEQNDNEEKQEEEEEEEHVQKIWSWGAGTEGQLGTGRLEDEHLPQLLLHHSSLLPCSDPISQLACGGAHVIAMTSGGKVLTWGRGTSGQLGHGDMVNSLCPKVVSSLENNYITHVSAGWSHSGFVSDDGRVFTCGDGSFGQLGHGDYRTHCSPVRVSYFVNKHVEQIACGMRHSLVLLKGCSGDQIYAFGSGKRGQLGISKDKVKSISLPEVSYGLEDVKIVSIAANGDHSAAVSVDGCLYTWGRGFSGTPDAQFPQGLLSSLRFTVVAVGWNHALALTGEGEVFMLGGNYHGVLGDLEKMGPAKQLPDSREAILQKVPGLNDIKTVQIAAGAEHSALVTENGEIKAWGWGEHGQLGLGNTCDQTSPQAVSLSHTPNEATAFKVYCGSGFTFVIMTPCDPSQT, encoded by the exons ATGATGGAACAGAATgacaatgaagaaaaacaagaagaagaagaagaagaagaacatgtACAAAAAATATGGAGTTGGGGTGCAGGAACGGAAGGGCAACTAGGCACGGGTAGGCTAGAGGATGAGCACCTCCCTCAACTGCTTCTTCATCACTCTTCCCTTCTTCCATGTTCTGACCCCATCTCTCAACTCGCCTGCGGCGGCGCTCATGTTATTGCCATGACTTCCG GTGGGAAGGTACTCACTTGGGGAAGGGGTACATCTGGTCAACTAGGCCATGGTGACATGGTTAACAGCTTATGTCCAAAGGTTGTGAGTTCGTTAGAAAATAACTATATTACCCATGTTTCTGCTGGGTGGAGCCACTCTGGATTTGTTTCAG ATGATGGGCGTGTTTTTACTTGTGGGGATGGCTCGTTTGGTCAGCTTGGGCATGGGGACTACAGGACACATTGCTCTCCTGTAAGAGTCTCATACTTTGTTAATAAGCATGTTGAACAGATAGCATGTGGTATGCGCCATTCGCTTGTTTTGTTGAAAG GTTGCTCAGGAGATCAAATCTATGCATTTGGATCAGGGAAACGCGGTCAACTGGGGATCTCCAAGGATAAGGTCAAATCAATTAGTCTTCCTGAAGTATCTTATGGATTGGAAGATGTCAAAATTGTTAGCATAGCTGCAAATGGAGATCATAGTGCAGCAGTATCTG TTGATGGGTGTCTTTACACTTGGGGAAGAGGGTTCAGTGGCACTCCAGATGCTCAATTTCCTCAGGGTTTACTTTCATCCTTGCGGTTTACTGTAGTTGCTGTTGGATGGAATCATGCTCTAGCATTGACTG GTGAAGGGGAAGTTTTTATGCTTGGTGGCAACTACCATGGAGTCCTTGGTGATCTTGAGAAAATGGGCCCAGCAAAGCAATTACCTG ATTCAAGAGAAGCTATTCTGCAGAAGGTCCCTGGTCTTAATGACATAAAAACTGTGCAAATTGCAGCTGGAGCTGAGCATTCTGCTTTAGTAACAG AAAACGGAGAAATAAAAGCATGGGGTTGGGGTGAACATGGTCAACTTGGCTTGGGAAATACATGTGATCAAACTAGCCCTCAGGCAGTGAGTCTGAGTCACACTCCCAATGAAGCAACCGCATTCAAAGTTTATTGTGGAAGTGGGTTTACATTTGTCATCATGACTCCCTGCGACCCTTCTCAAACTTAA
- the LOC142627746 gene encoding ultraviolet-B receptor UVR8 isoform X1: MMEQNDNEEKQEEEEEEEHVQKIWSWGAGTEGQLGTGRLEDEHLPQLLLHHSSLLPCSDPISQLACGGAHVIAMTSGGKVLTWGRGTSGQLGHGDMVNSLCPKVVSSLENNYITHVSAGWSHSGFVSDDGRVFTCGDGSFGQLGHGDYRTHCSPVRVSYFVNKHVEQIACGMRHSLVLLKGCSGDQIYAFGSGKRGQLGISKDKVKSISLPEVSYGLEDVKIVSIAANGDHSAAVSVDGCLYTWGRGFSGTPDAQFPQGLLSSLRFTVVAVGWNHALALTGEGEVFMLGGNYHGVLGDLEKMGPAKQLPADSREAILQKVPGLNDIKTVQIAAGAEHSALVTENGEIKAWGWGEHGQLGLGNTCDQTSPQAVSLSHTPNEATAFKVYCGSGFTFVIMTPCDPSQT; the protein is encoded by the exons ATGATGGAACAGAATgacaatgaagaaaaacaagaagaagaagaagaagaagaacatgtACAAAAAATATGGAGTTGGGGTGCAGGAACGGAAGGGCAACTAGGCACGGGTAGGCTAGAGGATGAGCACCTCCCTCAACTGCTTCTTCATCACTCTTCCCTTCTTCCATGTTCTGACCCCATCTCTCAACTCGCCTGCGGCGGCGCTCATGTTATTGCCATGACTTCCG GTGGGAAGGTACTCACTTGGGGAAGGGGTACATCTGGTCAACTAGGCCATGGTGACATGGTTAACAGCTTATGTCCAAAGGTTGTGAGTTCGTTAGAAAATAACTATATTACCCATGTTTCTGCTGGGTGGAGCCACTCTGGATTTGTTTCAG ATGATGGGCGTGTTTTTACTTGTGGGGATGGCTCGTTTGGTCAGCTTGGGCATGGGGACTACAGGACACATTGCTCTCCTGTAAGAGTCTCATACTTTGTTAATAAGCATGTTGAACAGATAGCATGTGGTATGCGCCATTCGCTTGTTTTGTTGAAAG GTTGCTCAGGAGATCAAATCTATGCATTTGGATCAGGGAAACGCGGTCAACTGGGGATCTCCAAGGATAAGGTCAAATCAATTAGTCTTCCTGAAGTATCTTATGGATTGGAAGATGTCAAAATTGTTAGCATAGCTGCAAATGGAGATCATAGTGCAGCAGTATCTG TTGATGGGTGTCTTTACACTTGGGGAAGAGGGTTCAGTGGCACTCCAGATGCTCAATTTCCTCAGGGTTTACTTTCATCCTTGCGGTTTACTGTAGTTGCTGTTGGATGGAATCATGCTCTAGCATTGACTG GTGAAGGGGAAGTTTTTATGCTTGGTGGCAACTACCATGGAGTCCTTGGTGATCTTGAGAAAATGGGCCCAGCAAAGCAATTACCTG CAGATTCAAGAGAAGCTATTCTGCAGAAGGTCCCTGGTCTTAATGACATAAAAACTGTGCAAATTGCAGCTGGAGCTGAGCATTCTGCTTTAGTAACAG AAAACGGAGAAATAAAAGCATGGGGTTGGGGTGAACATGGTCAACTTGGCTTGGGAAATACATGTGATCAAACTAGCCCTCAGGCAGTGAGTCTGAGTCACACTCCCAATGAAGCAACCGCATTCAAAGTTTATTGTGGAAGTGGGTTTACATTTGTCATCATGACTCCCTGCGACCCTTCTCAAACTTAA